The following are encoded together in the Tursiops truncatus isolate mTurTru1 chromosome 10, mTurTru1.mat.Y, whole genome shotgun sequence genome:
- the LOC101326046 gene encoding histone H4, with the protein MSGRGKGGKGLGKGGAKRHRKVLRDNIQGITKPAIRRLARRGGVKRISGLIYEETRGVLKVFLENVIRDAVTYTEHAKRKTVTAMDVVYALKRQGRTLYGFGG; encoded by the coding sequence ATGTCTGGACGTGGCAAAGGCGGGAAGGGCTTGGGTAAAGGGGGCGCCAAGCGCCACCGCAAAGTCCTGCGGGATAACATTCAAGGGATCACAAAACCTGCAATACGTCGCCTGGCTCGTCGCGGTGGAGTAAAGCGCATCTCAGGTCTTATTTATGAGGAGACCCGCGGGGTTCTGAAAGTGTTTCTGGAGAACGTAATTCGGGACGCGGTCACCTATACCGAGCACGCCAAGCGCAAGACTGTCACGGCCATGGACGTGGTCTACGCGCTCAAGCGCCAGGGACGCACTCTCTACGGATTTGGCGGTTAA
- the LOC101332328 gene encoding histone H2B type 1-C/E/F/G/I-like, with amino-acid sequence MPEPAKSALAPKKGSKKAVTKAQKKDGKKRKRSRKESYSVYVYKVLKQVHPDTGISSKAMGIMNSFVNDIFERIAGEASRLAHYNKRSTITSREIQTAVRLLLPGELAKHAVSEGTKAVTKYTSSK; translated from the coding sequence ATGCCTGAACCGGCTAAGTCTGCTCTTGCCCCGAAGAAGGGTTCCAAGAAGGCGGTGACCAAAGCCCAGAAGAAAGATGGTAAAAAGCGCAAGCGCAGCCGCAAGGAGAGCTATTCCGTGTATGTGTACAAGGTGCTGAAGCAGGTCCACCCGGACACCGGCATCTCGTCCAAGGCTATGGGCATCATGAATTCGTTCGTCAATGATATCTTCGAGCGCATTGCGGGCGAGGCGTCGCGCCTGGCGCATTATAACAAGCGCTCGACCATCACGTCCAGGGAGATCCAGACGGCCGTGCGCCTGCTGCTGCCCGGGGAGCTGGCCAAGCACGCTGTGTCTGAGGGCACCAAGGCTGTCACCAAGTACACCAGCTCCAAGTAA
- the LOC101326326 gene encoding histone H2A type 1-B: MSGRGKQGGKARAKAKTRSSRAGLQFPVGRVHRLLRKGNYSERVGAGAPVYLAAVLEYLTAEILELAGNAARDNKKTRIIPRHLQLAIRNDEELNKLLGRVTIAQGGVLPNIQAVLLPKKTESHHKAKGK; encoded by the coding sequence ATGTCTGGGCGCGGGAAGCAAGGAGGCAAAGCTCGCGCCAAGGCTAAGACCCGGTCATCGCGAGCCGGGCTCCAGTTCCCCGTGGGCCGAGTGCACCGCCTGCTCCGAAAGGGCAACTACTCCGAGCGGGTCGGGGCCGGGGCCCCCGTGTACCTGGCGGCGGTGCTGGAGTACCTGACGGCTGAGATCCTGGAGCTGGCGGGCAACGCGGCCCGCGACAACAAGAAGACGCGTATCATCCCGCGCCACCTGCAGCTGGCCATCCGCAACGACGAGGAGCTCAACAAGCTCCTGGGTCGCGTGACCATCGCTCAGGGTGGCGTCCTGCCCAACATCCAGGCTGTGCTGCTGCCTAAGAAGACCGAGAGCCACCACAAGGCCAAGGGCAAGTGA